In Kutzneria kofuensis, the DNA window GCGTGCCGATCACGTATCAGGACGAGAACGAGGTCGATGTCGGCTTGCCCGGCTTCGACCTCTGTTTCGTTCCGGTGTCCGACCCCAAGGTCGAGCAGAACCGCGTGCACCTCGACCTGGCCAGCCAGTCGGCCGAGGACCAGGTCGCGATCGTCGACCGCGTGCTCGGTCTCGGCGCCCGGCATGCCGACGTCGGTCAAGGCCCCGATGTGCCGTGGGTCGTGCTCGCCGATCCCGAGGGCAACGAGTTCTGCGTGCTGGAGGCCCGTGACGAGTACCGCGGCATCGGTCCCGTCGCCGCCGTCGTCGTCGCCGCCCACGATTCCCTTGCCATGGCCCGATTCTGGTCCGAGGCCACCGGTCGTCCGCTGAGCCGCTCCGGTTCCAACTGGGCGTCGCTCGCCGCCGATGCGGGCGCTTGGCTGGAGTTCATCGACAGTCCCGCCACCAAGTCCGCCAAGAACCGCGTGCACCTCGACGTCCGGCCCCGGCCTGACGACGACCAGGCCGCCGACGTCGCCCGCCTGCTCTCCGCCGGCGCCTCGCCCGCCGATGTCGGCCAGGGTGACACGCCGTGGACCGTGCTCGCCGACCCCGAGGGGAACGAGTTCTGTGTGCTCCGCCCGGCGGGCTCATCCATCCGAACGGGCGATTAGGGCCTTACGACTCTGCGGAGTGCCGCTGGGGCTGCGTACCGTGCTGATCGCGCGGCGATCCGCGCACGTGTGGAGAACTCGTCCTGCGGACGCCCCCCGACGCAGGACGAGCCATCCACCGAGTCGCGCTCACCTGCCGGCTCGTCGTTCACCCGATCGTCGAGCCGGGACGGTGACTCCCTTGGACCTCATCGCCTTCGTCCCCACGACCGACCTTCCCCGTGCGGTCGCCTTCTACGGCTCCGTCCTCGGCTGGTACGTCCCCGACATCCGCGCCACCATCGCCGAGCTCACCTCGCGCGGTGGCACCTTCACTCGCTACGACGGCATGCCCCAGGACTCCCTCGGCGTCTGGACCACCCCACCGGCGACCGGATCGCCTGGTTCCCCGATCCCGACGCCAACACCCTCTCCCTGACCCAGTTCGCGTGACCGTGCCGCAGCCGGCAAGGCCTTGAAAGCGAAGGGAACGCGCTCGAAACCTTCGCGGAGGCGAGGGAGGGCAAGGGAACATGAGAGGGGGAAAGCGAAGGAAGGGAGACAGTGGCGAGGGCTGGAGGCACTCAGCGTTGACGACCCACGCCCCATCCCCTCAGGGCCCCGCCAACCCACCGTGGGGTCAAGGGGGCGAAGCCCCCTTGCTTGGGGCGTGGGGCGAGAGCCCCACAAAACGCGGCGAGGGGCCCAGGTTCGCGCTGTCCGCGAACACAGGCCCCTCGGCACCGAGCGGGTGACGGGAATCGAACCCGCGTTTACAGCTTGGGAAGCTGTCATTCTACCATTGAACTACACCCGCATGATCGTCCGTAGCTTACACGATGAGGCGGGGGCGTCCAGCACTCGGGGTGGGCGGCTACCCTGTCTGGGTGCTGCTGAGTGACCGGGACCTGCGCAAAGAGATCGAGTCCGGACGGCTGGTGTTGGAGCCGCTGGATGTGGATCTTGTTCAGCCGTCGAGCATCGACGTGCGGCTGGACCGGTTCTTCAGGGTGTTCAACAACACCAAGTACACGCACATCGACCCGAGTCGCCAGCAGGACGACCTGACGACGCTGGTGGAGACGGAGGG includes these proteins:
- a CDS encoding VOC family protein, with amino-acid sequence MATRLDNVVVDAADPLALAGFWSAALGVPITYQDENEVDVGLPGFDLCFVPVSDPKVEQNRVHLDLASQSAEDQVAIVDRVLGLGARHADVGQGPDVPWVVLADPEGNEFCVLEARDEYRGIGPVAAVVVAAHDSLAMARFWSEATGRPLSRSGSNWASLAADAGAWLEFIDSPATKSAKNRVHLDVRPRPDDDQAADVARLLSAGASPADVGQGDTPWTVLADPEGNEFCVLRPAGSSIRTGD
- a CDS encoding VOC family protein, whose product is MDLIAFVPTTDLPRAVAFYGSVLGWYVPDIRATIAELTSRGGTFTRYDGMPQDSLGVWTTPPATGSPGSPIPTPTPSP